The Medicago truncatula cultivar Jemalong A17 chromosome 7, MtrunA17r5.0-ANR, whole genome shotgun sequence genome includes the window GAAGAagattccttcaaaaaacaaaaagtgagGAAGAAGATAGACAACGATTGCAAATTAAACGTGTTTATCTTTATGGTGTCACGTTAGCATGCGGACAAGAACTATGGTTTTACAATTAGATTTTGCTACAGAATTATGAACTGGAAAGGACGGACACAAAATACTACTACATGAGCCTTTCTCTGATGTCGAAAGCAGCAGCAATAGGTGTTAAAAGTTCACATCAGATAGAAGTTGGCCTGACAGTATATTTATAAGTGGGGGTAATCATCACCCCCACAAGCCAGttttgtgttaggcccaacgtCGATTTCCAGTAGAATTGAACTTTGATTCATTAACCGATTGTTCAAAAGttatatgaatgaaaatgaatagaaaaTGAGACAATATTTTAGTTGTTTGAAATTAGTAAAAATAGGAGGAATGTAAAATAAACTGGGTATgtctttattatttatataccCCTTGTCTTGGATTTGATATTTGACGTAAATATCCCACTAAtatgtgtttatttattatttataaaaagttgtcacataatTGTTGATAAATATAGTTCAATTGGCAGACACATCACAGTTAGAGAAAAAGATTATTGATACGATTAAAGCTTAAtcattctttaatttttttataattttttttttaaagattaattttttttataattatactcgataaaaatgatgaacaaaataatagtaaaacataataatatcattggaagattataaaaaaacaagttCAGGGACCAATATACTTTAGCAtgaatcaatatcataaaatgCTGAAAGTGCAAGGgttgatgatatttttaagtaaaaaaaaaaaagaataaaataataatccacgtggcacaccgttagttttgttttttaacgtGGACTTAACATAAATATTAATtgcaaaatatttacaaagtgcatggaccaatatcaaattaaaaaaaaatagaaattaatgtCAAAATATGATGAAAGTGCGGAAAATAATGACATATTTAAGTCTTTAGTTAATTATCCAACATGTAATTACCATGCCATTTAAGTTGGCCACGTATGTGCCTAAATCTTGTAAAATTGAATTGGGGGTCTCATAATCGTAATCGTAAGGGGGAAAACTTGGGGGATAAAATCgcacacaaaaaaattaagaggtAAAAACCGCACAATTACAAAATTTGAAGGGTCAAGAATAcaattaaacaattattttataattgcgAACATAGGGAGTATATGGGTTGTGTTTTCCTTGATCAGGTGGTTGTCTTTGTTGGAATGAATTTCCATGTGCAACAAAAATGTGTAGcgatcagaagaacaaaaagTTGAGGTCAACGACTTGGTTGGCTTGAATCTTTGGTGGAATTATCTGACTTCAAAGAATTCTTGGGCTATTTTTCTAATGAGTTGtcttatttgaacatccatatatgtgaTAATTTCtatgacaaccaaaattttataaaagaaacGAGGTattggcacaaaaatcaaatcaatagagagagaaagtaaaatgataatgtgaatatgagagataaaattgttacaaaagttgtcaaaaatgattgtacatatatcatttctttttctagATTGATTTCTCATGATCATGAATAACAATCTTCAATCTCattatatatactccctccgttgcAAAATTTAagcaaatttgactttttaaattcattcaattaatgatgtatgtggtttatattatgaactacatacatcattaattgaatgaacctaaaaagtaaaatttgcttatattttaaaacggagggagaaTGCTATTTGAATAACTTTCGAAGCTTGGATTTCCCAAATCCATAATAACACTTGGTAGTTGGTATGACACCTCAATCAACGTGTGGTTGGATAAATGGCTTGATAGCCTAATTTTATTCTCCATTGATATTCATGATGAGGTTGTCGCTGCTCTTGAGTCTTCCTTTAgttgatttcatttttcttgGGAAACAGCATGttttatactccatccgtcccaaattgtatgttgcTTTAGgagaaaaaatttgtcccaattATATGTCGCATTACAATACtcatgcaacattaatgttactttttcaattataaccttaattaattattactccttcttctttcaattctttcatttatctttcccatatatttattaaggacaattttgtaaaacaactcataatatctattttccacacaatattaattgtatttcttaatatgtgtgaaatacccaaaacgtcatacaatttgggacggagtgAGTATTCCTTTTACCCCGCCAATTCTATGATATCTCAACAACAATAAAACTTGTCTTTGGGCCACTTGTTTAGAAGTTTAAAGAagaaactttttattaaaatttgtgttttcactacattgaaaattaaaaatgaaacattttCTCCATGAAATTCATAAATTATTTCCTATTTTAAATCCTTAACCATTACCCTTAGGACAATGGTTAATAAGACCCATAAAACAAATATCTATCCCGACTATTCCCTCTGCAAACCACATTTTTAGGACTATTCAGTTTTTTGTATTATGACTTTCaaatatgataatttatatATCCGCTATGTTTTTCCTATGATGCTTTAGGAAGCTTATTTGGTGAAGACTTTACTCTCTTTATACGTCATTGGTTCTTTAGAAGTTGTTTCGTAATAAACCTGCTACTGATGTTAATTGGGTGAAACGGAGTTCAGGTATGCTCTATTTACATGTTGCTCCATTTAGACCATTTAGGGTCTTGGATGAAAGACaaattgtaacgccctctttacttatttaattattttatagagtttagagtccactttgatgatttatgtgattttatatgattatgtgatgtgttgatattttatttaaagacttgttttattatttactagaataagatttgaaaataaaataaatattgagatgtgaggctgttttgaaatttagaagagtttagtggaaatagaggaaataagataaagtggattgaggagagatataaggaggaaattaggtttagaaaagtttttacgtgaaactgctttttggagaaaaattgagaaaacaagaaaagaagaGAACCAATAGGGAGAGAGACCGccgatcatcaatactaaggtaagggtgggaacAACCTTCAATAATTCAGAGTATGTGATTCTGAAGATGAATTTAACATGGTTGTAGGTTGAGATTTTAGAATTTGAGAGattagaattaaaagatgaaattgaaagttGAGAATTAAGGAAAACTAGTTTAGGTTTCGAAGGTTGATGAATAATTAGTGTTATAATGATAGGGTGATCATAGGGTAATTATTAGGGTCATGTTTGGAGAGTATTGGATCGAAAACGGAGTCGAAAAGATTTACCCAAAGGCGAAATCGCAGCTGAACTGCGATTTTGCTGTCAGTGTGCAAAACGCGTTTTTATTGTCTCAGTTTGACAAGTTTAACTTTTGAACTGGGTTTAGGTGCcttcacaaaagttgtagatatggatGTTATATGTCACTCGGATTTGGAGGCACTCGATTTAAGCACATAGAACTCAagatatgatcaaattactataCAGGGGTCAGCAGGGATCAGCACAGTCGTCCTCTTTTCCCGAGCATAggaaaatcaaattttcctGAATTTTCTATTCTGAATTGGGTTTGGGAgtcttcatgaaagttgtagataattttgttagttttcCAATGACTttagtttgacttgaaaatgatttttggtttttgagatatgatgaaaatactccaaggagttCTTactgaaattttatgaaaattcagcatataatattactgatgggaataatttcaaacctcaaaactagaagtactaggagttcaattaaggtgtttaagagtatttaacctatgttatgagttgatccttggggtaggaatggaggttgaatataatattactgatgatctgtgaagctgttataatatgatttaatgttgatagtaatgtaatatatttgtatatgcattatgtgaattatataagatgtttaagttgatgttgattatcatttgatgttgttatatcttgagatgtttacgtgctgcctatgttgctgttgttggttatgtgaaatatttatatgccttatgtggaaaatgtatgatgtttaagttgttgatgctcttcattaatattgttatgctgtgaattgcttgtactgtttttgttgctgttgcatattgatcaagttgcaggtgttggtctaagttgtaaagttgtaagttgtctttccaaagtattggagtcttaagttgttaatgttgtctaagttgttgaagtcgtagttgaagctgttgttggtgactgtttatgttcaggtgttttgtgagaggtggtgtactcttacgttgttgttctataagaggtggtgtactcttacgttgtcgtattataagaggtggtgtattcTCACGTAGCTGTATTGTCAGGTTGGCGTTGTCGTCgttgaatcgttgaagttgttgttgatgacaaaccatggaatattaatgattatgttgtgtttatattattataagatgatgaatatgttgttgcttaggttattataagatgatgattatgttgttgtttatatttgttatgagttaatgatgattagaattGTATTGGACTATTAATGAAgcactatatgaagaattattattattaattaataatgtttatgttgttaaatttaattgttgaattatatgcttaatattattgtttgtgaaatctcaccccttctgcttgaaaatgttgctcttcgtatgagtaacttacaggtgatcgagaataagtagctgttgattgctgtcgtgagtggctatctatcactgtgtctttaggtgctctgatacgtaacaggatgaaaacttttgtggctattttctattccttacatattgcttatgattttacATAACTATGAtttagtttggatttttatgagatgttatgatgaagccttcgtgccaaagactattttagttgttgaattaaatccgctgcgaagtcttgaatatttatgttgaattgaattatgaaggataaattattatttattccatttatgatttttaagaagtgtagcattatgtttatgtggaaaactctgattaattgttatgaaatttttatgttgggaaaacggggtgttacacaaatGGCAAAAAAAGATTCTATGGTTgagatttataaataaataaaatatttatttttaatataaaaacaaaaagttatagACGCGTTCTCTCTTCTCGTTCATCACTGCCGATTCCATTGTCACAAACTCTATCTCTCCCCATTCATCACCGCCGAATCCACCGATTGCGCTTCCCTCCATCTCAATCGCCGCCGTTCACTCGAGACTCAATAACAGGGTTTAGAATCAGTCAATTGCTGCTATTGTTTCAACTGAAAAAAGAAACTTAGAACTATTGATTCAACTGCTACAACATGTTTCAGCTTAAAGATGCAAACAGTCATATTCCAGAAACAATTCCtttattctttaatttttttattgtttgataaaagaaaataaaaaccaacGAGATGCAATCAATTGAAAAAATCAACGAGATGAATTTCAATGGTAGTTTGTGACGGCGACAGATCGGTGAGAAGAGGATATGGGGGTAGCGATGGGCCGTGCGACGGGAGCCATGGAGGTGTTGGGCGACGGTGAGAGATTAAAGAGAGTAAGAGGAAGTGGACACGGGAGAGAAGAAGTGGGGATACAAAGagacctaattttttttattaaagttaaaaaataaatgttttatttatttataaatctcAATCATTGAATCTTTTTTTGCCACTTGTCTTTCATCCAAGACCCTAAATGGTATAAATGGAGCAACAtgtaaatggagcatacctgaACTCGGTGAAACGTGCTTGCATAACTGTCTTAACCTGTAGTTTTTttcatacaacttcaaaatgcgctttttcatattttctcCACTTTCCAATTTTGTGCAGTGCTGAACTCCCCACCTTTAATTACACTCATTCTCCCTTTTTAATATCACAAACACATTCTCTCATCTATCAATGAGAAAAAACTGGATAAAATCCCCTACCATCCATTTCATCTtcaataattgttttaaaaaacggAGTTGCCAAGCTCAAGATACGATATGTTGTCTGCCACTACCAATGCATTGTGAGACCGTTCAATTTCAGGTTACTTACATGCCAATCGTGAATGCATTTTATTGATCTGAAACTCAATCCAGACGCCATTCCTCAAAAAGTATATCAAAGTTTTAGATTTTTCGATTCTCTAAGGTCCCGTGTCATCCTATTTTGGTCCCCCTTCACTTTTCAAGTTGTTTGAGATCGTATAGATCTAATTTTATGGGCGATTCTGAAGCAAATTTCATAATTACTACTTATCTTCATGCCGAATTGTTGGTTGCAATTAATGTGACTGTTTCCCACTTTAAAGTTTAGAGTACCATATAATTAGAATACGATTCCACATACGTTCTTTAATCTCTTGAAAATTATAACACGGTTCTTCGAATTGTCTAATTGATGGAAGAACTCCATTGCCCTCCTCACCAAGCTGAATTTTGGGACATCTCACATATTATGAAAAGCAAATGCATGCACGAATATATCCAATCTTCACAATTATCATTTTCttggattttctttttatatattttggagGTTAGATTTATGTCTGccctctatatttttttattcattaagaGTGATATATTACATTGTTTTTCCAGGGGCACCGACATAATTGAAATACAAGTCATTGATAAGATATACTATTTGCATATTgtctttttatgaaaaaaattatgaattgtaaccaatgagaataaaatttaaaaaatacacgAAGATGttatatttctctcttttacGAAGAAAATGTTATATATCCTTTACTGAACAATATAAATTCATATAAtgagaataaaatttaaaaaatacacgAAGATGTCatatctctctcttttttttacgAAGAAAATTTATATCTCCTTTACTGAACAatataaattcatatatttaatttatcaaaaacatGCTTATCTATGTTCTATAttatctgtcaaaaaaaaaatgttctatattaaagaatataaatatttttgttgtttacaagaaaataagaaacagttttttatttttttatttttattaaggtgAAAATAAGAGATCGCTATAAGTTATAACTTCCTTCCTCCACTATCTAACGAAGAAATAACATGATTGGACGAAAAGGCAAGCACACGGATCGCCAGCGTGGCACACTACACGACCGCACGATGAACAAAACTACAATGCAAAAAGCCACGGATCGCTAACGTGACACAATCTTCACCGTCCGGTCAAACCTGAGATTCAAACGCGATAACAAACAATTGACATTTCAATCAGTATTTAACACCTCTCGCGCCTTCACAATCTTTTTTCACACTTCATCCAAATTCCAATTTCGCATTTCTATTTTACTCATTCCCTCCATTTTCGGatcacaaaaaaagaagaaacaatggattccaccaccaccacaacaaCCACAACCACCAAAGGTGCCGGTGGAAGAAAAGGCGGCGAAAGGAAGAAAGCCGTTTCAAAATCCTCCAAAGCCGGTCTCCAATTCCCCGTTGGTCGTATCGCTAGGTTCATGAAGAAAGGTCGCTATTCTCAGCGTGTTGGCACCGGTGCTCCGATCTACCTCGCCGCCGTTCTCGAATATCTCGCCGCCGAGGTATTTTCCGTATATTTCAAAgcgaaattcataattaatcggtttttgtaattaattaatgttaattaGGTTATTGTTTTGGAATGTGATGTAATGTAGGTTCTTGAATTGGCTGGGAATGCTGCAAGAGATAACAAGAAGAACAGAATTAACCCTAGACACGTGTGTCTTGCTGTGAGGAACGATGATGAATTAGGAAAATTGCTTCAAGGTGTGACAATTGCTAGTGGTGGAGTTTTGCCAAATATAAACCCTGTGTTGTTGCCAAAGAAAACCGCTGCTGCTGAGAAAACTACCAATTCCCCTAAGAAATAGATTTGTCAATTGTATAATCTCCCTTACTttttaattaggtttttttttaattgaagtgCATTTACATGGCTTCAACTGTAGATGTAATTTTCCCTCAAAACTTTagatgtaatttgtttttaatttcatttagaTCTAACTATTTTCGTTGGATGATAAATGTAGTGGTTTGTTAAATATGAATGAAGTTATCTTAATTTCTAgacttctctctctcttttttttttttttattttttttattttttattttaatttacgtTTGCCAGCGATTTACATGCAGTTATTTTTACGAAACGCATTAAATTTAAGAATGAATGAACGGTTTATTTAGATAAAATAACCACGTCGCTGTGTATTTATCCAACCAAGAAGGTGGTAACTTTTTTAACAAGACAAATGAGGATTCTTATTGGGCCGTGGGTTATTGAGCCCATTTCGATGACCGTTTGGTTTTTGTTGGGGGTTTTGAACACTCGTGACAGTGGTTTGGCTTGATTTTGCGTTGAAGAGTGTAGAATTTTGGCGTtggtatctatctatctatctatcatGAGTTATTTCCTGGTATTTGTTAATTCTTTCTTCTTTAGCGGTTTGTTTTTCGTAATATTTGAAGAATCTCTCTGATTTTGGTTGGGGGATGAAATGTGTGACAGAGTAAACTTCTGCGTTTGAATAGAAGCTCCGCCGTTGGAGCTGTGGGTATCTTTGCTGTTGGTTCAACTTTACTCTGTTCCGATAACCACACTAATTCCAGTGAGTAACTAACTAAATCCTCCTCTTTTTATACTTTATTATAATCTTGAAATAAAGTTAATGGCATGCTTTTCAATTGGATTAATTTTGATGAAATGTCAATCGATCACAATTCATTTGTGGTATCAATTTCAAGGTGCATATGATTGATGTCCAATGGTTATGCTAATTTATCAATTATGATCAGTTGCTCGTGTAATATTGACTATGCATATAATggaaatcatttttaaaatatcaattgatCTTAACATGGCTTCAAATTTAGGAACGTTTGTACATGCTCGGATTCCTTTGCCATTGCAAGATATATCATGGTTGACATTGGCAACACCGTTTGATTTGTTACCTCTACATTTGCCATCTTTCGACCAACATGGTTTGTCCTCTTTCTGTTTTgaacttttataataataataatactaataactATCCATATTTAGATGTATGTGTTACATTTAGAACTGAAAATTTGTAGGGATTCTCACGCTGTCTTCTTATAGAGTTAACCCTGTTCCTTCTTCGGACATATCTAAGGAAACTTCCGGTGGTGTTAATGATGAATCAAAGCCATCTAAGGTAACTTTTGGTAGAGATACTATTGCAAATGCTGCTGCTAAAGTTGGTCCAGCTGTTGTTAATATTTCGATTCCACAAGGTTTTCTACCTTTTCATCTGAATGAGttgtttcaatttttgtctCTTTTGAGATTATGCTGATGGTTTGGAGTATTGGCTTTGTAGATTTCTATGGTTTTGCTACAGGGAAGAGTATTGGCTCTGGAACAATCATTAACAAAGATGGTACAATCTTGACATGTGCTCATGTTGTCGTTGATTTTCATGGcacaaaaggttcatccaaAGGGAAGGTTTGTGTTCAAGAAAGGGATTGTCTTTTCAAATATGTACACTgtcttgaaagttgaaaaaaagTGATGTTAAATTTGTTAAAGTTCTCTGTGATGTAAATGTGGTAGAAGAGTACAATTGGATGTTTCCCAACAGCATGTTTCGTTTGCATTGACATGCAGCCAGTATCAAGctaaaattatatgatttttttcttatagaTATCTGTTTGAAGTGCTACTGTTCTTGCTTGGTCTGTGGCTTTGTATGACTCAAAGCTAGGGTGGCTTAAGATCTGATGGGTTAAGCAGTACTTTCTGAGTCATGGTTTGGAAATTCATTGATCCATTCCCTACAAAATAGGGCATTGCtcaataaattcaatttttttacctACAGAACTGAATGAAAACGACGATTCTGTGAATTCTGGCATACCTTAGTTTTGCACAAACACATCAGCATTACAACAACAATTGTAACAACCAAACCTTTAGGTGAGGTCAACTACATGAGTTAGAATAAGACGGTGCCATAACTAGTTAGTATATACCACAATTCAAGATATATTTCTTACATCTAAATCCCTGCTAACGTTGGACTTTGAGTTTATGTTAGTCTTCCTTTTACCCTAACAGTTGAACTTTCTTTCACTCTAACAGTTGAACTTCCTATCACTCTAACAATTGAATTATCCTCCTTCCTTTCCACATTTACTTTTAATAATTGGAGCTACCGCAATTTTCTCTCTAATCTTGTCTTGTATGACCATTTATCTTTCTTAACATCCTCATTTTGCCTTTTTGCTGTCGAG containing:
- the LOC11432258 gene encoding probable histone H2A.5; the protein is MDSTTTTTTTTTKGAGGRKGGERKKAVSKSSKAGLQFPVGRIARFMKKGRYSQRVGTGAPIYLAAVLEYLAAEVLELAGNAARDNKKNRINPRHVCLAVRNDDELGKLLQGVTIASGGVLPNINPVLLPKKTAAAEKTTNSPKK